The Wansuia hejianensis genomic interval TGGATTCCCAATGTATCCGCGGAATTCAACAGTATCCAACCGCAGGTGATGCCTGACGCCAGCGCCAGATGCCATGGGGGCACGGACTGGTTCGGCATTGAGTGGGAATATGAGCCCCGGTCTAACGCGGCTATGGTAAAACCCGGAACCAGAAGGCTGAGCGACATCACGAAGTGGAGAGAAGAGCTGGTCTGGCCGGATTTGAAGAAGATCGATTGGGCGAAAGATTATGAAGAAACCTACGCTCCTTTTATGGAACCGGACCGGGCGACCAATTTCGCCATTGTGAACGGCTGTTTTGAACGGCTGGGAGATCTGACCAGTTTTGCGGACTGCCTGATGTATCTGATTGAAGAGGAAGAAGAAGTTACCGCGCTGTTCAGCAGGTTTACCGATTTCCATATAGAGCTGATGGAGGTGGCCAGGAAGTATTATGGGGCGGATCTGATTACCTTCCATGATGATATGGGGACGCAGATCAGCACCTTTATGTCACCGTCTATGTTCGAGGATATCATGGTACCCCAGTACCGGCGGATGACCGATGCGGCTCACGAGATGGGCCTGTATGTGAATTATCATAGCTGCGGCTGTGTGGGTACGCTGATCCCGCATTACATAGAAGCCGGATTTGACTTCTGGGAGGGTCAGGACAACTGCAATGACAAAAAAGGCCTCATGGATAAATATGGGGCGCAGCTTGCCCAGCTGTCTGTCTACACCCCGAATCCCAACTGTACGGACGAAGAATATATCGCTCAGATTGTGAAGAATATCGAAGAGCTGGGCGCCGCCGGCCGCTATATGTGCTGGTATGTGCCTACTAAGCCGGACTGCAGGCTGGATGCGGCGGAAGCAATCTATGTGACCGGAAGAAAGATGATGTGCGGGGAGGAATAAAGTATGGGATTAACTCCGAAAGAAAACATGCTGAAGCTGCTGCGCCATGAGGTCCCGGAATATGTGCCGTACCAGCCGGAAGCATTTCAGATGATCCGCGCCAATGCACTTCATGAGAAGCCGCTTGGGTATGTGACCGGTTATGACTGGTTTGGCGTTCACTGGACCTGTGAAGGAGGTCTGGCCGTTCCTACAGCAGGAAGGAAGCCTGTCCTGGAGGATGTGACAGAATGGAGGGAAAAGGTAATTTTTCCGGATCTGGACCACTGGGACTGGGAGAAATATGCGGCGGAGGATTGTAAAGACAGAGATCCCTCGAAACTGACCTTCATCATCATGCCGACAGGGCCTTTCGAGCGGCTGCACGCACTGATGGGATTTGAAAATGCGCTGTGCGCCCTGCTGACTGATCCGGAGGAATGCGGGGAATTCTTTTCCGCAGTCGTGGATTTTAAAATCAGGCAGATGTACTATCTGAAAAAATACTACCATGTGGATATCGTTCATTTCCATGACGACTGGGGTCAGCAGAGAGACCTGTTCTTTGCCCCTGATATCTGGAGAACTCTGATCAGGCCGCACATCAAGCGGGCTGTGAATGCGGCGCATGAGCTGGGAATCTATTTCATCATGCATTCCTGCGGGAAGATTGACAGGATTGCCGGGGAGATTGCCGGATTGGAAGTGGACGTGATGGACCCCGCCCAGCCCGTCAATGATCTGGCGCGCTGGAAGAGAGAATTCGGAGATAAAGTGGCCTTCATGGGAGGGATCGACGCCCAGAATATCGTGGATAATGAATCGGTGCCTGAGGAGGAGGTCCGCGCGGAGGTGCGCAGGAAGATCAATCTGCTGGCTCCCGGCGGCGGATACATACCATTTGCAGTATCCATGTCACCGCGTAATGCCATTGTGCTGGACGAGATAAAAAAATACGGGGCGGAATTCTACAAGAAGAATTAAATACTATCAAACAATATGTGAGGAGGGTTTGCTATGAGCGAACAAACAAAACCGAAATATGGAGTAATGGTACAGGTGACATCCCTTGTCGTGGCGCTCCTGATGTACACGACCAGTATGACAACGCCTGCCCTTTCTGCGATTGCGGGAGCTTTTCCGGATGCATCGGCAGAGACAATTAAACTGATTTCTTCCATACCGTCCCTGATGCTGTGTATTTTCTCACTGGTATCAGGCTGGATGACCACAAAGCTGTCCATTAAGAAATGTGTGCTGATTGCCAGCGGGCTGATTTTCGTAGGCATTCTGCCATCTTTCTTCGGAGGAATTGAATTTATTATCTTTACGCGTGTGATTTTTGGAGCCGGCTACGGGCTGATTTTCCCGCTGGCGTCGGCCGTTGTTACTGATCTGTTTGAGGGAGCCAAGAAGGACACCATGATGGGCTGGAAGAGTGCGATCGGCGCTCTGGCCGGCGTTGTGTTCCAGACGCTGGGCGGTATCCTCACGGCTTATAGCTGGAGATATGCGTTCCTCGGCTTTCTGCTGGTAATCCCGATTGTAATCATGGTCTTGATTTTCCTGCCCGATACAGGCGTACAGGCGAAGGCCGGAGGCAAGGCGGACGGAAAGTTCACCAAGGGGCTGGCGATCTGTGCAATTGTTGGATTTCTTCTGAATACTGTACAGTTTTCATTCATGCAGGATATGTCCTTTGTAGTGACGGGAGAGAATTTCGGCGCTGCTCTGGATGCGGCCAATGTGCTGAGCACTTTTACTGCTTTTTCCTTTATTGCCGGTTTGATCTATGTACTGTTTGCAAAACTGTTTAAGAGATTTACGCCGGTTGTGGCGATCCTCCTGGTAGGAATCGCATTTGCAGTTGCGGTAGCTGCTCCGTCTCTGCCGGTTCTGTTTGTGGCGGCGGCTATTTTTGGACTGGGCTTTGGTTTTACGAACCCGGCGCTTACGCTGAAGGCAGCGTCTTCTGTGACGAATCCTTCCAAGACTCCGATGGCGATTTCCATTTACGTGTGCGCCACAGGCGTTGGACAATTCCTGTCCGCCTATGTGCTGAAATTTATCACCAATACGCTGAATCTGACTGCTATCCGCGCCGACTGGCAGGTAGCCAGCATCGCGATCATAATCGGATGTGTGATCGGATTTGTGGCGCTGGCAGTAACGGGTAAGAAGAAAGCATAAGACTTTGCGGCGCAGACTGCGCTGTGGGAGGTAAGAGAATGATAACTGCAAGAGAGAACATATTGAAAGCTTACCGCCATGAGAAGACGGAATGGGTGCCCTCCCAGGTATTGGATCAGAATACTTGTCTGCCAACCTGTGTGCCGGAGGGGCCGGCAGGATATGGGACAACGATCGATGCCTTTGGTGTATCCTGGACCTTTGAACAGGGAATGCCGGGGCCCATGGTGACTGTGGGAACGAAGCTCCTGGAAGATATCGGCCGGTGGCGGGACGTGGTGAAATTTCCAGATCCGGCTTCCTATGACTGGGAAGGCGGAGCGTCCAGGGATACGGCCGCCTGGGACAGAGAACATAAGATACAGAGCGTAATCGTGGTGGACGGCCTGTTTGAACAGCTGCATGCGATGACGGGGATTGAAGACGCCCTGTGCTATCTGCTCACTGATCCGGAAGAAACGTATGAGCTTCTGGGAGCCATAGCGGATTACCGGATTCGGGAAATGGAGCTGATCGCCCGTTATTATAAGCCTGATAAAATTCAGATGCATGACGATTACGGTACAAATAACCGGATGTTTATGGCGCTGGATACCTGGAGAGAGCTGATTAAGCCCCATCTGAAGCGGATCATTGACGCAGTCCACGGGCTGGGAATGATCTATGAGCATCATTCCTGCGGCTATGTGGCGCCTATGATTGAAGATTTCATAGAACTGGGAATCGACGGTCTGAATCCGCTGCAGCTGACCAATGATCCTTATGAGTTGAAGAATCAATACGGTGACCGGCTGTGCTTTGTGGGAGGATTTGACAACCAGGGCGTTCTGGACCGCCAGGGGGCTACCTATCAGGAGCGATATGAGGAAATCATGTACCGTATCAAGCTGATGGCACCGGGAGGCGGCTGGGTAGCCCATCCGACGATGGTCGATCCCACCATCAGTGAACCGCTGATCGATGCTCTGTATGAATACAATGCTCCCCTGTGGGAAAAAGCGGGATATACTCCGCCTCCGAAGCCTGCAGCGCCTAAGAAAACTGCTTATGCCCAGGCGGATTCGGAAAAGAAAGGATAGGCAGCATTAGCTGCTAATAGAGATTTTAGAGAGCTTCCGGTTAAAACCCTCTTTTAGCCGGAGGCTCTCTTTGATGAAACTTCATAGTTTATTCCAGTGAATCTTCTGACGATTGAAAATAAATCACTCATATGATAGAATTGAACGTGTATTATAAAGAGAAAACAGTATAGTCAGGTGTCGATGCATGAAGCGGTGTACAGAAACACGCGGGAAGGAAATGAAGGAGACGTTTTATGAAATTAAATTTATGGATTGTGGCTAATTGTTTACACGCGCTGGAACCGGTTATTTCCGTCCCCCGGGATGCGCCGGCAGTTTTGATTGGCGCCAGGACAATTTACGTTCCCCGGTGTGCCTACGTATATCAGAAGAAATCGGACGTGTTCGTAGATGCCGGAAAAGAAGGAGGGTATTTGATCTTTGAGAATATGAATTTCAGAGAGGTCCTGGAAATGGTACAGTTTACGTTCGACTTCTATAGTGGCTGGGAAGATAAGCTCAGCGAAGCGGCGGAGAAGATGGACTATAAGCAGATCATAGATCAGAGCTGGTCGGTCTTTAAAAATCCGATGATGCTTTTGGACGCGGGCAATAACCTGATGGCGATGAGTGCGCAGTACCGGGATGATGAGGTCAATGAGGACTGGAAATATATGGCCCGCCATAAGCGCAGTTCCCTGGAGGTCCAGCAGTTTTTAATTGAAAATGGTGCGCCATACGATTATTATATGAATGACAAGTCCAGGATTTTTCATTTGAAAACTCCCTGGATTAATGGAAAAGAGCTGTCCGTTGCGATTTTTTACCAGTATGTGCAGTACGGGCGGCTGAACATAGTGGAGAAGGACCGGGAGCTGAATCCCGGGGATTTACTGATGGCGGATCATCTCGTCGGCTATCTGGCAGAAATTCTGGGGAGGACCAGCAACCAGAATCAGCTGAGCGACAGCTTTGCTTCCGTGTACATGAAGCTGCTCACTAAGGAAAGGGTGAGCGGGGAGGAGCTGGAGTATTGGAAGAAAACTTCAGGATGGCTGCGGAAAAAAAAGTATCGCGTTGTCGTTTGCCAGAACGACGCCAAAGCAGTTGACAGGAACCGGCGCCGTAGTGTGGAGAACTTGATCCGGAGCTGTTTTGGGGACAATGGGGGTATCGTTCTGATAAAGGATAAAATTTCTTTTTTGCTGATTGACCAGAGCGAGAAGGAGGTTGCGGATAAATGGAAACGTCTGTTGGATTTTTCGGAACGGTTTCATCTGAAAGTCGGCGTCAGCCTTGTGGTTCGTGATATCAGCAGGCTGTATTGTTACTACGACCAGGGTGTAAAAGCTCTGGAATGGGGGAAAACAAAGGGTAGAACGGATGTTCGGGGGGGGGGGGGGTAAAGCGACCCCCTTACCGAATCTTTATCATTTTTATAATTATGCGGTGGATTATATACTCAGCGTCCGGGATATGGAACTGGCCCGGTATGCCTGCCAGGTGGATATCAATAATCTGTGGGAAGAAGGAAAGCCGGACGGGGGCGAACGTGTCGAGACGCTGAGGGCGTATCTGAGTAATGAGCGTTCTTTGGTGAAAGCGGCGAACGAGCTTTTCATCCACAGGAATACGCTGGTATACCGGGTTAATAAAATTCTGGAAACTTTGCTGTGCGACCTGGATGATTCCTATACCAGGGAATACATGCAGCTGTCTATCCGGGTGCTGCGGTTGTACTATATGATAAATAATAAATAAAGGATGTTTCTGCCACGATAACAGGCGGATGGTTTGTGATAATTGCACAAACCATCCGCCTATTATTGTAAATAAACATACAAAATGCAGAATCCATTCGTATGAAGAGTACAAAAAATTAAATAATAATTGTAAAAATCATGTATTTCCAGGACGTAGTAAGACAAAATGCTGAATGTTATAATTCTGATAAATGATACAGATCAGGCAGAGAATTCATAATTTAGATGTGTTTTGGAGGAGGTAAGATGGAAAAGTATTTGGAATTTAAAAATGTTAAGAAATCTTTTCCTGGCGTTATGGCGTTAAAAGGCGTAAGTTTCCGGGCTGACGCAGGGCGCGTGATGGCGCTGCTGGGGGAAAACGGCGCCGGAAAATCCACACTGCTTAAGGTTATGTCCGGCGATCTGCAGCCGGAAGAAGGGGAAATAATTATTTCCGGTGAGAGTAAGAAATTTGCTTCGCCGCGTGATGCCATAGATACGGGTATCAGCGTAATTTATCAGGAACGTCAGAGTGTGCCGGAGCTGAGCGTGATGGAAAATGTATTTTCAGGTGACTTGCCTCTGACAAAACTCGGATTTATAGACAAGAAAAAAATGCGTGAAGAAACGCAGAAGATCATTGATAAATTCGATCTGCCCATACATCCTTCGGATAAAGTAGGAATGCTTTCAGTTGCTCATCAGCAGATGGTTGAAATCATGAAGTCCTATCGCAGGAATTCTGAAATTATTGCTTTTGATGAACCGACCTCCAGTCTGGCAGACCATGAAGTAGTCAAGCTGTTTGAGCTCATTAGAGAACTGAAAAAAGAAGGTAAGATTATTTTATACGTATCTCACCGCATGGCGGAAATCTTTGAGATCTGCGATGACATTGTAGTGTTCAAGGATGGAGCCCATGTAAAGGACTTCGACGCACATTCAGTAAAAGAAGATGAACTGATCAGCGCCATGGTTGGCCGGGACATCGGAGATGTCTTCTCAACATTGTCCAGAAACACCAAATTTGGGGATGTTTTACTGGAAGCGAAGGGAATGGGATCGTCCAAGATACATAATATCAGCTTTCAGCTGCGTGCAGGCGAGGTAATCGGGTTTGCCGGATTGGTAGGAGCCGGAAGAACGGAAACCGTACGCGCCCTGTTTGGCGCGGATAAGCTCACGGAAGGTGAGATTTATCTGGAAGGGAAAAAAGTGATCTTTAAATCTCCGGCGGATGCCATCAGGGAAGGCATTGCTTTCTGCCCTGAGGACAGAAAAGCGCAGGGCCTCATCCTGCACAGCACCGTGCGTGAGAATATCAGTGTGCCGGTTTTGAAGAAAATACGCGGAGGTTCTGTTTTCCTGAACAGAGCGGAAGAGAAAAAGCTGGCGGATACGGCTGTGGAAAAATACAGCATTAAGACGCCTACCATAGAGAAGAAATGTGTGGAGCTTTCTGGCGGCAATCAGCAGAAAGTGATCCTGGGGCGCTGGACCAGTGAGAAGATGCCGGTTAAGGTTTTGATTCTGGACGAACCCACAAAAGGCATCGACGTGGGAACCAAGGCAGAGATTTATCAGACTATCTGTAACTTCGCAAAGGAAGGAATTGGAATTATTTTTATTTCCAGCGAGCTGCCGGAGGTACTGGGTATTTCGGACCGTCTGTATGTTATGCGCGAAGGACACATAACCGGATGCCTGGACAGGAACGAGGCGACTGAGGAAAGTATACTTACGCTGGCAATGAGCGATACAGATAATCAGAATGGCGGTGAGGGGAAATGAAAAAACGAATTAGTACAAAAATGCTGGTGCTGCTGTGCCTGTTAATTGGCGAAATTGTGATTTTCGGGATCATTTCCGGCGGCAAGCTTCTGTCAGTCAACAATATCAGAAATATTTTGGAATCAACCACGACGGTTTCTCTTCTGGCAATCGGTTCAGCCCTGCTGATGATTTCCGGTGAAATTGACCTTTCTCTGGGGGCTGTCGGGACGCTGGGCGCCCTGGTTGTGGCGTATTGCATGCAGGCGGGGCTGCCCTGGCTGCCCGCCCTGTTAATCGGCGTCCTGATTGGCGTGGTATGCGGAGCCTGCACAGCGGCGCTGGTGAATTTTTTAAATATTCCGTCATTTGTGGCGACACTGGCAATGGCTTCCATTGCCCAGGGCTTTGGCTCCATGGTATGCGGCGGGTCCCAGATTAGCGTTAAGAATAAAGTCATCAGAACGCTGGGCAGCGGCAAACTGTTTGACTATTTACCGTATGCGCTGATTATTTCCCTTGTGCTGCTGTTAGTTTACGGCATCATGCTCAAGAAGACAGCCTTCGGAAGAAGTATTTACATGGTGGGCGGCAACAGAGAAGCTTCCAGGCTCTGCGGCCTGAATCCGAAACGGGTTTCTTTTACGCTGTTTATCAATGCCGCTATCCTGGCTACGCTGGTGGCCGGCAAACTGAAGATTGCGAACCCCCGGCTGACAACGCTGTGCCAGTTTGACGGCCTGACCGCAGCGATCCTGGGCGGTGTGTCCTTGGGGGGCGGTACCGGCGGAATGGGCGGGACCCTGATAGGTATCCTGATTCTGAACTGCTTTGATAACGCAACGACGGTCGTTGGAATGAACTCCTACTGGCAGACAATCGCAAAAGGCCTG includes:
- a CDS encoding helix-turn-helix domain-containing protein, producing the protein MFGGGGGKATPLPNLYHFYNYAVDYILSVRDMELARYACQVDINNLWEEGKPDGGERVETLRAYLSNERSLVKAANELFIHRNTLVYRVNKILETLLCDLDDSYTREYMQLSIRVLRLYYMINNK
- a CDS encoding uroporphyrinogen decarboxylase family protein, whose amino-acid sequence is MITARENILKAYRHEKTEWVPSQVLDQNTCLPTCVPEGPAGYGTTIDAFGVSWTFEQGMPGPMVTVGTKLLEDIGRWRDVVKFPDPASYDWEGGASRDTAAWDREHKIQSVIVVDGLFEQLHAMTGIEDALCYLLTDPEETYELLGAIADYRIREMELIARYYKPDKIQMHDDYGTNNRMFMALDTWRELIKPHLKRIIDAVHGLGMIYEHHSCGYVAPMIEDFIELGIDGLNPLQLTNDPYELKNQYGDRLCFVGGFDNQGVLDRQGATYQERYEEIMYRIKLMAPGGGWVAHPTMVDPTISEPLIDALYEYNAPLWEKAGYTPPPKPAAPKKTAYAQADSEKKG
- a CDS encoding uroporphyrinogen decarboxylase family protein — encoded protein: MGEYAFRPEIELQDIGEYKPVPKMYGMPGRAARKFNSPITPKENFLRIARKEKPLWIPNVSAEFNSIQPQVMPDASARCHGGTDWFGIEWEYEPRSNAAMVKPGTRRLSDITKWREELVWPDLKKIDWAKDYEETYAPFMEPDRATNFAIVNGCFERLGDLTSFADCLMYLIEEEEEVTALFSRFTDFHIELMEVARKYYGADLITFHDDMGTQISTFMSPSMFEDIMVPQYRRMTDAAHEMGLYVNYHSCGCVGTLIPHYIEAGFDFWEGQDNCNDKKGLMDKYGAQLAQLSVYTPNPNCTDEEYIAQIVKNIEELGAAGRYMCWYVPTKPDCRLDAAEAIYVTGRKMMCGEE
- a CDS encoding MFS transporter; translation: MSEQTKPKYGVMVQVTSLVVALLMYTTSMTTPALSAIAGAFPDASAETIKLISSIPSLMLCIFSLVSGWMTTKLSIKKCVLIASGLIFVGILPSFFGGIEFIIFTRVIFGAGYGLIFPLASAVVTDLFEGAKKDTMMGWKSAIGALAGVVFQTLGGILTAYSWRYAFLGFLLVIPIVIMVLIFLPDTGVQAKAGGKADGKFTKGLAICAIVGFLLNTVQFSFMQDMSFVVTGENFGAALDAANVLSTFTAFSFIAGLIYVLFAKLFKRFTPVVAILLVGIAFAVAVAAPSLPVLFVAAAIFGLGFGFTNPALTLKAASSVTNPSKTPMAISIYVCATGVGQFLSAYVLKFITNTLNLTAIRADWQVASIAIIIGCVIGFVALAVTGKKKA
- a CDS encoding uroporphyrinogen decarboxylase family protein — protein: MGLTPKENMLKLLRHEVPEYVPYQPEAFQMIRANALHEKPLGYVTGYDWFGVHWTCEGGLAVPTAGRKPVLEDVTEWREKVIFPDLDHWDWEKYAAEDCKDRDPSKLTFIIMPTGPFERLHALMGFENALCALLTDPEECGEFFSAVVDFKIRQMYYLKKYYHVDIVHFHDDWGQQRDLFFAPDIWRTLIRPHIKRAVNAAHELGIYFIMHSCGKIDRIAGEIAGLEVDVMDPAQPVNDLARWKREFGDKVAFMGGIDAQNIVDNESVPEEEVRAEVRRKINLLAPGGGYIPFAVSMSPRNAIVLDEIKKYGAEFYKKN
- a CDS encoding sugar ABC transporter ATP-binding protein — protein: MEKYLEFKNVKKSFPGVMALKGVSFRADAGRVMALLGENGAGKSTLLKVMSGDLQPEEGEIIISGESKKFASPRDAIDTGISVIYQERQSVPELSVMENVFSGDLPLTKLGFIDKKKMREETQKIIDKFDLPIHPSDKVGMLSVAHQQMVEIMKSYRRNSEIIAFDEPTSSLADHEVVKLFELIRELKKEGKIILYVSHRMAEIFEICDDIVVFKDGAHVKDFDAHSVKEDELISAMVGRDIGDVFSTLSRNTKFGDVLLEAKGMGSSKIHNISFQLRAGEVIGFAGLVGAGRTETVRALFGADKLTEGEIYLEGKKVIFKSPADAIREGIAFCPEDRKAQGLILHSTVRENISVPVLKKIRGGSVFLNRAEEKKLADTAVEKYSIKTPTIEKKCVELSGGNQQKVILGRWTSEKMPVKVLILDEPTKGIDVGTKAEIYQTICNFAKEGIGIIFISSELPEVLGISDRLYVMREGHITGCLDRNEATEESILTLAMSDTDNQNGGEGK
- a CDS encoding ABC transporter permease, coding for MKKRISTKMLVLLCLLIGEIVIFGIISGGKLLSVNNIRNILESTTTVSLLAIGSALLMISGEIDLSLGAVGTLGALVVAYCMQAGLPWLPALLIGVLIGVVCGACTAALVNFLNIPSFVATLAMASIAQGFGSMVCGGSQISVKNKVIRTLGSGKLFDYLPYALIISLVLLLVYGIMLKKTAFGRSIYMVGGNREASRLCGLNPKRVSFTLFINAAILATLVAGKLKIANPRLTTLCQFDGLTAAILGGVSLGGGTGGMGGTLIGILILNCFDNATTVVGMNSYWQTIAKGLLLIVALFVDFLISTRDRDKVK